The following is a genomic window from Antechinus flavipes isolate AdamAnt ecotype Samford, QLD, Australia chromosome 3, AdamAnt_v2, whole genome shotgun sequence.
CTTCTCTGATGTCGTGGTCCTTTTTTGAGAATAAAGTACAAACacgtttacatatattttaatgatttcctaATGGGAAATCCCAGTAAATTTCTAGTATATATGAACTAAATTTCTCAGAGGTACCTTAGATGCTTGCCTACCTTGTACTGATCCTTAGGAATTAGAGGAAAGAActgattttgtattttgttttgacaGAATCTCAGATTTCCAATCAGGATCCAGCCACTCTagtagaacaaaaagaaaagccaTGGGATCCCAATCTTCAGTGTGTCAAGGAGCAAGGGAGCGCCAGAATCTCTTCTATAGGTGAGGAATAAAAAGCTCACAAATGGGAAAGCTTCCTTGAACGTAATTCCTTGGGCACTTAGATAGTAAGGTCATTCCGCTGCTACTAAAAGGAATGTAGATCCTTGACAGAACATCATTCTATATACTTTTACCACTCTCTATCCATTCTACATTATACAGAAAAGCAGAGGTCACAGATCAAGTCTAAAATTAAGTGTGTGCTAATTGGCTTAATGTCATTCTCCTTAAATGGATCTTAATTTCTccatatttaattgtttttttacatataatgatTCCTATTGAGTCTTTCCTAGAATTTTTCTTGAGAACTCTTTAGGAAGTTGAAACAGTATTAACCTCTTCTGGTCATCTGATAGTTGATGTATACAGTAATCAGGATATTTCAGATGGATATTTTTCAGTGGCTTTTTTCTCCTGTGATTCAGGATTGAAactcttgtttgtttatttttccctttatcctagcagaagagaagaaagaaaataaggaagagaattCTCCTTCTGAACATTTTGTGGAAAAACAGCCTCAAGATATGCCCTCAGGCCATTCAGAAATAGAGGTTTGCTGGACACCTGAGCAGGAAAAATCAGAAGGACAATATACTCCTTCTCCAGAGGAGAGACTGGGAAAATCCACAGCTTGGGCATTAGGTTCCAGTGAATTGATAAGACCAAAGAAATCTCATCCAGGAGAGAAACTACATAAATGTCCTgtgtgtgaaaaaaatttttctaacaATTCAAATCTTATTAGGCACCAGAAAATTCACATAGGAGAGAGACCTTGTAAATGCTCTGAATGTGGAAAAGGTTTCTCTAGAAGTTCACATCTTGTCATACATGAGAGAACCCatcagagagagagattttaCCCTTTCTCTGAATATGGGGGAACAGTAAATAACAGTACAGTTATCACAAATCATGGAacccagagaggagagaagaaactctttaaatgtttgacatGTGGGAAAAGCTTCAGGCAGCATATGTATCTTACTAGGCACCAGAGAATACATAcaggagaaaaaccttataaatgtccTCTGTGTGGGGAAAACTTCTCTCACAGCTCCAACCTCATTAGACACCAAAGAATCCATACAGGAGAGAAGCCCTATACCTGTCATGAATGTGGGGACAGTTTTTCTCACAGTTCCAATTGGATTCGACATCTGAGGACCCACACTGGAGAGAGGCCCTATAAATGTTCTCAATGTGGAGAAAGTTTTTCTCGAAGTTCTCGACTTATGAAACAccagagaactcacacagggtaGAAATGATTTGCAATTTTGATACAACTAGATTAGCAGAAGAGGTTTTATTTGGAATTGGTCTTCTCTGAGTCAAGAGACAGACTTCTACTTTGAAGAAATTATTCAGAGAATTATTTTGTAGATAGGGAGAATTTTGTCCAGACAAGCTGAGTTAATTCAAGCTATGAAAAAACATTTCTCCGTTTTCTCCAGAATCTGGGGGTAACAGAGAGATCAGCAGGTGCACTCTGTGACTTCAGAGAAGAATTTTATGGTGAGTTGTCCCTCACTCCTCAGCATGCATATTCAAATTTTGATTTGGCTTCCTTGCTGTGCCTATTATCTCTAGTCAAATTGGATAAAATAggagaactttatattttttgtcttccttctccAGAGAAACACAGCTGGAATATTTAGGCCAGTTGAGGTTCTGGAGAAAAAGCTAAGTTTTCCTGGTGGGAACTGGCTCTAATTTTagtttggaaaaaacaaaaaaaaaaaaactatggacaACTCAAGACTGACAACAGCATCATTTCCTATAATAAGATTGACCACTGAAGGGGGAATTTGGTGAATTGCTTCAAAAGGAGAGAACTTGATAGTCCAGAAACCAAAGGAAAACAGTGTCATGAAAGTTTCAGGTCAGTGAGAGAAAATAGTAGAGGATGTAGAAATTTGGATCAGCCTACTTTCTGCAGtgatttttagactttttttttttctatttcaacatAGTGGTAGATGAAGAGCCATTCAGGAGAAAAGTCCTATCCTATTCAAGAGTTCCTGAATCAGTTGGCTTTTCCTGAGTAAGATGCTGGACAGATGTCCAGGAAGATGAGTGTGAATTCACCAAGACAAGAAAATTTGAATAGCTTGGGTATATTGAGGGTCATGGGAGACGAGGAGTAGAGATCACAGACTGGTTCTTCTCCACTTCTCTGAAGTTGTCCAGATTAAGTTGTGGAGCAAACTATCCTCCACTGAAGATGCATTAGAGTGATCGACATGTCTTAAAGAGTCATAAAcctatatattttaacattaataCCCCTTATTATCTCCAATTGGGACCTACTTTCTTTGCCTTACTTTGGGCTGATGACTCTTTGTATTATCTTTCTAGAGTGACCTAGAAAGTTCTGATAAAAATCCTAgcaattagatttattctgtgtCCGTGACTAGTATATACTGAGGCTAGAACAATTATGAAAGGCCATGTGTAAGTCCAAGACCTCTTAATCTCATACTGGACTTATCACAAAGCCATTAAAAGGAATGTTTTTACTACCTTCTATGAACTTGATGTAATAAAGTCAAATATCTTTCATCTGACTCCTTCTTTTCAGTCTTAATAGCAATAAACagtatgaagaaactgagataagatAGATGATGTCATAAGTCTTACAATAATAGGCCATTttggtgttttaaaaatattttccaggaaGAAAATTTGGTTACTTCTGACCATAAGcttgaaatatttaaattccCTAAAATCATAAAAGTGAAAAGGAGACTTTGAGTGAAGAGAGTTCAATAATTAGTGTCCTGAGAGAGAATATGTCTTAGTAAGGAACAAGGTTCTATGGTGTGATGAAGGATTGGGAATGGATGTTCCAATGTTTCCATGAAGAGGTACAatacctccctttttttccccctaacccAGAAATGGATCTCTGAAGCTACTCTGAGGAACTGGTCTGCAAGCAATTTGTTAAAAGCCTATTATCTATGTAGTTCTATAGTAGGTATTAGGGACTTCAAGACCTAAAATGAAATAtccttttcctcaaggagcttatattcaatAAGAATAGCTGTTTCAATGGAAGAAAGCAATGGCAAATTCACTGGTGATGGACTATCCAAAGATATTTCTTTCACTTCCTTTTGCTCAGCAATATTCTCAGTGCTGCAATTTTCTTATCTTCTCTGGATTTCAATATCAGccaattttttgttatttctttcatttctgcttttttccctttcttccattagTTTATAATGGTTCTTAATggttttttcttctcccattgaTTTCATTTTCAAGATACATTTCATGTTTACTCTGTACAAAGTGTtgtagatttaaagaaaaaaagtccctCATCCCAGGAAGTCTATATCCTATCTTTCTGTGAGCTTTGATTTTCTCATTGACATTTTCTTGTCCTCAATTTTTCTACATAATTCCTTTTGATAAGGAATTTGATAAGCTGAATTGACTGACCTCTTTTTTGACTTAGAGAGGACTCCTTTATTCAAACAATGGTACAAAAGTTATTAGTTTGAACTTTTGAGTTTTTCTGTGATGCCTATTAGTAATTGGAATCCCCAGGAAtcttgaaaattatgataaaacatGTTTATTCCATTTAAACATAATGTGATTCAGATAAGAGAATAGGTTGTAATTAGGCTAAAGGATAGGATCCCAAGTAGTTGAATCAATTACGctataagcattcattaagctcTTGTCATCAGACAATATTAGGAGCTGAGGATATAATTATcacaaatgaaacaatccctattgTATAAAAGACTAGATTACTCCTTGGGAAATAGAATTTGGgaagtgagaggagaaaaaagtcagttaaaaaaaaaacagaaagttgGAGAAGATGGAGATTGCAGGATGTAGTAAGTGAGTAGCAGAACTGAGGGAGAAAGGCTGCCCAATTGACTAACTTAATTATCTCTCTTCTGGGTAAGCTGTTCCCAACATAGATATTGCATTCTTTTGCCCATCAGTTAATGCTGCCTTCCTCAGTAATTTCAACTGAGTTGAGTGCATGGCATTTACAATTTAGGTACTGGATTGCTGGAGCATTTTCTCTCCAAGGTTTGATTTTAACATACCAGAAACAACTTTCTCCATTTTCCTGCTGTGGGTTCTTCCTGGCTTTTCATATAATGCCTGGTCCTCTTGGGCAGTTGTTTCTACCAGTTTATtcttcatgattaaaaaaagtatATCACCATTACAAATAACTATTGGACAGTACttgtgaacatttaaaaaatatattaaatataaataataaaaacttctTTTATTCTATGGTAAAAACTTGTAGAGACATTCCCAAATTTTGCCTTACAAACAAAATCTTGCAGAATGTTGAAGCATTTCAAAGCAAAcagtaaatataattattatcccACTGAAGTAGTAATACACTTaggttttgattattttaatggTTATTTTTATCAATGGCAAATAcagttattacaaaataaatacagtaaGTTACTGGCTTACTGTAGTGGGTTGTCTTCAAATGTTTAATTCTGTACTTCTACATACAAACCATTCATTACAATAGAAaatttgagaactgtatctggCAGAGTGTGTAAGAATTCTGAATGGAAATTCAATTGAAAAAGACTTATCAAAGCCCCATCTACTGAATGAGCAATGCTTGATGGGAATCCTTTTTTGGAGTAATGACAGCAAAACTCATTGTTTACACACACCTGCACTCATGTAGGTATGCACAAATCTATAATATAGTGTATATACTGTTAAAAACATTGCTGTGGAAGACCTCTCAATTCTAGACCTGGATTTTACACAAACCAGCTGTGAGGTTGTCTTTCTAGAAACCTTTCTaggcttcattttttaaaaaagagaggtgCAATAAATAGtgtttaagatcccttccaactgtGAAATTTATCATTCCCTTTGAAACAGGTTGACAACCTTGCAAAATAGAGACAATGGATGCAGTGGTTTTTAACTATCAGATCCATCAGAGCATCCATATGCCCATAGCAAAGAATCCAAGTTTCAAGGATCTAGTCAAAATCATACATGATTTAATAGCCGTCACTATTAAGGAACAGGGAACTTGGAATGTGATATTTAAGAAGGCAAAAGATCtaggcttacaaccaagaatagcTTACCCAAGCAAACTGAAAAAATGAAgcattaatgaaatagaggacttatGAGCATTCCTGTTGaagaaactttgaaattcaaacatagcatttaaatgaaaatacaaaaccatgaataaatataaaagactaAACAATGataatttgtttacattttaatatgaaatgatgcaaGAAAGCTATCATCAAGGTCATAATTAGACAAGACTTGGGAGTGGTTTTATTATGTCTTGATCTTAATAGAAagtgaaggggaaaggaaaattcTAGTGGGGGGagttaaggaaaagaagaattaagGAAAATTCACATAATCAGAATATGCGATCACTATACAAGGAAGAAGCAGTGAGGAGAGTTCTCCCTTAAACCTCCTCTCATGTGAACTggtcaaagaaggaaagaatacatATTCACACAGAGAGTTGGatgtaaaaatgaatttcattcaatagggaaataggaaaaggggagtgaaagaaaaggaattagagaaaagggaagggaaggataaaGGAAGGATTAGTTCTGAGCAAAACTAAGGATGTACAGgaatatttatagctcttttgaGATGGCAAAAAAATGGGAATCTGAAGTGGTACCAATAAATGGGGAATGGATgtacaagttatgatatataaatatgattgaATAATACTATTTATGCTGTTAGAAATGATAAAGTGGATAATTTAAGAGAAATCTGAGAGGATCAATCAATATTTCTACAACAATTTTCTTCACCAATGGCAGAATTACTAGAACTTAATATATGTAACATGATGAAACAAAagtgatgcaaagtaaaacaaagatGGGAAGAGCTTCTAAccaaatatacacaaaaattgGTCTAGCTTGAACTAATGTAATTTTGAAGACTCTTAAGGCGTTTGAAAGAGGAAAAGCTACTGGATAGGCAAAAATCATAAGCATCAATTATTACAgagaaatatttcaataattacCAACCCTTATGCCTATTTTATAAAattgagataaggaaaaaaaaaaaaaaaacttaacagtAGCCAGTATTACAGCTAGAACCTTGTAGGTTATACAAAAGCCTCACgctttatataataaatatttccttcaaGATAAGTGTATTCCCCTGGCACCTTCAACATAGACAGTGGATATGATAAATACTGAAAAAATGTTGGGAAGGCAAGAAATAGAATgttcattatacatatgaagtcatgcaaaacatttctgaaGTGGAAATGAATTTCCTTGtttatccctttttattttttgaatgtttattttgctttgtaatAAAGTATAAATGGAACtcttgcttttttggggggaggagtcACTTGatgcataataaaaaaaaatccagccccTCATTTGAACTCTTTtgacatttttggttttttaaatatgttgcttataagcaattgatttttttttaattcaatctttTCCCCCCCACTTTATTAGATTGTTGAATACATTCACATTTGaagttttccatttaatttttttttaaatttgtgactTTTTTATTGAGTCAAAACTTCAGAGATATCTATTTGAGGCTCTCCCCTCTAAGTATTTTGACATCATGTTGTAGAACTTGTTCCATGGGTTACCCTTTTCCATTGTACATTACTCCCAGAAAAAGTACTAATTCCTATTAAAGATATGTAGTACATTATTTTATGGCAGAGCATCTACCACCCCCATCATTATCTGCTCACATACTGATTTTGCAACCCATCTGTCATGTATATCCTTTCCCTAGTcacctttcttttccatttaagaATTTATTCCCTTGGTCCATGATTTCTGACTTCTCTAGCACCAATTTCCCCCTAGTTGTCCTCTCTGCTTTTTGACACAGGACAATTGGTCTTTTCAAGTTCCAAATCTCTGCAGACAACATCCAGTACAGAGTTGCCATCTCCCTTCACAAAGCATCATCACCATAGGAACATTTATCAATGGAACTTTTTCCTATCATGAAAACATggcccctctctccctttcccctattAATTCTCTTCCTCTTAATCATTTCCATGCAAAGTGTTCTCTTATTgggaaataaaagtttttacctTCTCATTTCTAGCCCTTAATTTTACTCAAGCATATCACACATGCCCTTCTTCAAAAcacactttcattttttaaaatgtaatctcaCAAAAGACAATGATTCACCTGTAGGTAATATGTCACAAGGTTCTACCTTTGCCTCTCTTACTCTATCTTATTTCTGCCTTCATCTATTTCTCCTTGTGAACATTTtggacaaaaaatatatattactggTTTCTCTGTTCTCACTCTATTGCTGACCTTTGTTGCTAAATTTGCTATTATTCATTTCTGTTGTCTtgtatttttaagaaacaaataatCTCTTCAtgtctggttttctttctaagaaaATGTTCTGAACATTTCTTTATTAccagaatcttttctttttctatttatggtTAGTTCAGATTTGCAATATAGGTCAGGTAGGGTCAGATCTTGAGCTCCATTATACTTCATAAGGTgttatgccatttccttctgcatttTCTGGTGGGTGCAGAGTAATCTtgtattatttgattttcatgTCCTTTGTATTTGAAGTTTTTTCTCCTGGCTGtttgtagaatttttttaaaattgaatttttaaagttcaCCACTATGTATCTTGGATTTTGCAGCTTTGGTTTTGTTCGGTTGTTTTCTGAAGGTAATCTATGCATTCTTTAAAgtagtatttctttctttctttctttcttttggtgttCAGAAATTCTGGACATTTTTCTTCCAGGATTTTTTATATTGTGGTGTTCAGGTTTTTCATTCTCAAACAATTAGTGgccctctcttttgtttctttggtgagttATCATTACAGATTCAAGTTTTTCTCTTGTAACATTTCCTGTTGCTGTGTAAAAATCTGCttttataattctcatttcttttttaatctacttAGCAACATTCCACATTCTCATCAAATTTCAGAAGGTCCCCTGTCTTATCTAATGATGaaccatcattttccttttatttatagcATTTATTCAAAGGCACCTGAACTCAGTTACTAGACCTGGAAGAGTCTGTTGTTAATATTTTCCCTATTAATTAATAATTCCCTATTTGTGTATGATTAAATTCTTTGAGTTTCTTTCCTCTGGGGATATTTGGTAATTTTAGCCTCCTCCACCTCACCTTATTTCACTTTATTGCTGACTTTCTAACTTCTTCCTTTCTGATGGTGGTTTTTCTGGGCACTGTATATGGAAGTATCTTAGTCTTCTCTTACATTGGGTAATTCATTGTTCAACAGGCTAAGTCTTTGTCCCAAATgacttttataaaggaaaaatcagCCTCAGCTAGATGATGGAATTTTCCCTTCAGGATTAAGTTGTGTGCCACACAGTCCTATACCCAAACCCAAACCCTTCCAGTATACTGTCCCATTCCTTCTGTTCCTCAAATCTATGGTCTAACAATACAATTCACTGTCATGCTGATGCTACTGTGGCTAGAGTTGATTTCTGTAGTTTGGTATTTGAATCTCTGATGATCTGAGAGGATCAGTCAAGGCATGGGTTTGAGATTTATTTCAAGGACATACAtgtgtcctttccccttttttctattcCAATACTCTCCTGCAAAAATCTTTCATAGCTCAGAATGCTGCCATGATACTGACTACTGAAGCCCTAACAAACTTCTGCAACCTAAAACATAGATGTAGTTCCAAGGTAGtagaaagtgagaagggaaacTAGGCTTTGGTGTTGATTAAAATGAGATGAGTTAGAGATAATTATGTCATTGccaagaatatttttattaatcttttcatcAACTATATGAAAGGAACTTGGTGAGATGAAAAGTTTGGTACACAAAACAAGATATGAGGCACAATTATCAGATGAGATGTACAGTGGACAAATATGTCTAAAATGAATTATTATGATTTTATGAAAGAGGAAATGACAAGCATAATTGAAAAGTCTGAGAAAgtcaaagtgttttatattagAGAAAGAAGTCAAGATCTATAGGCCAACAGAAAAACATTTGAGAAGAGGATACCATGTAAAATGACAGAATGATAGAAACAGCTTTTGCAAAATTTGATTGAATATAGGGCAATAGTAATATAGACAGGAATGTAAGGGGATAAATGACATGCAtttgatcacataaaaatttagcATTGGTATGTTGAATATTAATACTTGATCTTGTCAACTATTcagagaattaatttaattttattcacgCACAATAGTGactatctacttttttttttcagtttgtaaaTGTTGAGgtcatgatttatttatttttattttttattgaagctttttatttacaaaacatatgcatgggtaatttttccaacattgatccttgcataaccttttgttgcaatttttccccttgtcccctccaccccctcccctagctggcaggtagtccaatacatgttaaatatgttgaaatacatgtttgATCCAACTTATgggtacatatttatacaattatcttattgcgcaagaaaaatcagataaagaaggaagaaaaagaaaaattgagaaagaaaacacaatgcaagcaaattacaacagagagagtgagaatgctatgttgtgttccacactctgttcccacggtctctctctgggtgtagatgactgtcttcatcactgaacgagtggaactggtttgaatcatctcaatattgaaaagaaccacatccatcagaattgatcttcatataatcttgttgctgtatacaatgatctcctggttcttttcatttcactcaatagcaattcatgtaagtctttcaaggactctctgaaatcatcctgctgattgttttttaaagaaaaataatattccataacattcatatgtcataacttatttagccattccccaattggtgggcattcactcagtttccagtttcttactactacaaacagggcttccacaaacatttttgcacatacaggctCCTTTCCCCtgttttaagatgtctttgggatataagaccagtagaaacactgctagataaaagggtatgcacagtttgataactttttgattatagttccaaattgctctccagaatggttggatctgttcacagttgcaccagcaatgtattagtgtcccagttttcccacatcccttccaacattcagcattatcttttcctgtcatcttagccaatctgacaggtgtgtagtagtatctcagagttgttttaatgtgcatttctctgatcaatagtagtttggagcatcttttcatgtggctataaatagtttcaatttctttatctgaaaattgtctgttcattatCTGaatatttatcaactggagaatggcttgaactattataaatttgagtcaattatctatatattttagaaatgagacctttatcagatcctttggatgtaaaaatgttttcccagtttattgcttcctttcttgtctgtattagttttgtttgtacaaaaacttttaaacttaatataatcaaaattatctattttatgatcaataatgatctctaattcttctttagtcacaaattccttctttctccacaaatctgagaggtctatgttcttctaatttgtttatagtatcattctttatgtctagatcatgaactcatttggaacttatcttggtaaatggtgttaggtgtaggtctatgcctactttctgccatactagttttcaattttcccagcagctttttgtcaaatagtgaattcttatcccaaaaggaggggcctttgggtttgtcaaatactagattgttatgtgactatctacttttaaaaatctaaatctgATTTGGTCATAGATGAAATAAGCAGATCATGACACAGTTAATCTAGTTTTGGCCAGCTTCATTACTAAACTGGATCGATAGCATTTGAAATAAGCTAAGTGCCAAATAATATGTCTGAAATATGTACTATTTATTAGGCATGATGGTAGGTAGGAATTGTGGTTTGTGATTTTTACTGTACAAAATTTGATATGACAACTTGAATGATTTTGGCTATTTGATTCAGACATATTGTACTACCATGGCCTAccatattatatatagaaataagaCATCAGATTTGGTATATGACATGCAACTAATTGCAAGTTTAAACACAAACTTAAAGCATGTAAATAAGTAGAAGTCAAAGATAATATGgaggtttcttttttccttttccttggaaGATAAGTTATAAGTTAAATGCATTTCAATGAGGATACTGAGTttgaaaagagatgagaaatcCAGCTGAATTTGAAGTGTTGATGAAATTTGCTTTGGAGTTGGAGACCTGAAGAGGAATGATAGAGAGATGCCAGAAATGAAGGATACAGAATTTGATCCGAATATTATTCATGTACCAATGATAGAGAAACTACTGAAAATcaatgatttaggtataaaggaGAAGAGTAAATTACAAAGGCACAAGGTTGGACTGAAGATTATTGCACTGAATGAGGGAAGGGCATTATAAAGCAAGATCAGAGAGAATACTCTGGAAGCTGGTTTTAACAACATCAAATTCAATAGACAGGTCAAAGAGTGTCAAGATGAAGAAATACCATTTTTGTTTTGGCAGTGAAGGTGTTACCGGAGACTTTGGCAAGTGTGGTTTCTGGGAAGTGGTGTGGCTGAAAGCTGAGTTGGCTCTGTTTCATGAGGGAGTTTTCAGGGAGGAATTAAATACAGTTGGTGCTCTCTAGGAGTTGGGGGACAGTATTTGGAATGTGTGATCATTTCTTGAGAATCACTGCTGTCTAAGCATAACTAAGTACTCCTAAGCAGAAATGCCATATTAAAAAGTATATCTTAGAATGACATAGTTTTCATCAATAGAATATTACACTATATCATCCTATGGCAGGattcattatcttatttgtaCTGCCAGAAGCTTGgctaaaaatcattt
Proteins encoded in this region:
- the LOC127553764 gene encoding zinc finger protein 263-like isoform X1, with translation MMTSAAGCPISAPQELEGLLIVKLEEDGSSEQEISIADHRTSPEFCHQCFRHFCYQQAAGPRQAFIQLQELCHRWLRPEIHSKEQILELLVLEQFLTILPGDIQTRVREQHPESGEEAVTLVEELQKEHERCRQQVTIHGQGQAVPLKETSPLRAAQEPPNFKLEPSDIEQSPCLGLQELLGPSPNGGPQSLQERASSTPWVSILTSKAKGTKDKETTGSQLPVTFEDVAVYLSQEEWGHQELSKKALSREAMQENYEHVVTLESQISNQDPATLVEQKEKPWDPNLQCVKEQGSARISSIAEEKKENKEENSPSEHFVEKQPQDMPSGHSEIEVCWTPEQEKSEGQYTPSPEERLGKSTAWALGSSELIRPKKSHPGEKLHKCPVCEKNFSNNSNLIRHQKIHIGERPCKCSECGKGFSRSSHLVIHERTHQRERFYPFSEYGGTVNNSTVITNHGTQRGEKKLFKCLTCGKSFRQHMYLTRHQRIHTGEKPYKCPLCGENFSHSSNLIRHQRIHTGEKPYTCHECGDSFSHSSNWIRHLRTHTGERPYKCSQCGESFSRSSRLMKHQRTHTG
- the LOC127553764 gene encoding zinc finger protein 263-like isoform X2; the protein is MMTSAAGCPISAPQELEGLLIVKLEEDGSSEQEISIADHRTSPEFCHQCFRHFCYQQAAGPRQAFIQLQELCHRWLRPEIHSKEQILELLVLEQFLTILPGDIQTRVREQHPESGEEAVTLVEELQKEHERCRQQVTIHGQGQAVPLKETSPLRAAQEPPNFKLEPSDIEQSPCLGLQELLGPSPNGGPQSLQERASSTPWVSILTSKAKGTKDKETTGSQLPVTFEDVAVYLSQEEWGHQELSKKALSREAMQENYEHVVTLESQISNQDPATLVEQKEKPWDPNLQCVKEQGSARISSIEEKKENKEENSPSEHFVEKQPQDMPSGHSEIEVCWTPEQEKSEGQYTPSPEERLGKSTAWALGSSELIRPKKSHPGEKLHKCPVCEKNFSNNSNLIRHQKIHIGERPCKCSECGKGFSRSSHLVIHERTHQRERFYPFSEYGGTVNNSTVITNHGTQRGEKKLFKCLTCGKSFRQHMYLTRHQRIHTGEKPYKCPLCGENFSHSSNLIRHQRIHTGEKPYTCHECGDSFSHSSNWIRHLRTHTGERPYKCSQCGESFSRSSRLMKHQRTHTG